AAGTGCTGGAAATGAATCCTTCGAAAAGCAAGTTTTTGAAGTTGTGGAGTCATCTAGGCAACAGCTATTAAATACTGCTGGTTATTTAAAGTGTGTCCAGGTACATTGGGATCTCTTTTCATATGATTCATGTGCTATTTCAAATCTTGTTCTGCTAGATTGTCATAAGTCATGTAAATTACTCGTTTCAGTTTCTCAAGATTGAACCTTATTTATCCTATTTCTGGTTTATGTTTATGCAGAGTAATCTACATATTACTGTCACCTCCCTGATTGCTGCTGCAGTTGTTTGGATGTCAGAATTTCCTGCTAGACTTAATCCAATAATCTTGCCGCTGATGGCNCGATTAAATGAAAGTTTGTTCTCTGTTCTGAATGTCTTAGTCATTCAaggtttatgtgttgttttctGATTTGGTCGTTTCACTGgcatttttttctgtttattttttattttatttatttatttttttttttcctgggtATTCCCAGTTGCATCTAAACAATATTGAGGGTTTGGTTTGTGAGGAATAGTAGGACATTGAACGTATCGTTAGCGTGAGCAGGGTAGAATTCGCGAAATTCGTTTTCCCCCGGTTCTTGGGGGATAGGATTAGACGTATTCCATCATGTAAATCAATGCTCTATATTGCTGATTTGAATTGAGAGGGAACTGTATTGCTATCATATCATCCTGGAATATTTATCAGTTTTCTGTTTTCAGGTATCAACAAGAAGGAATCAATTGGTTAGGATTTCTGAAACGTTTTAAGCTCCATGGAATTCTCTGTGATGATATGGGGCTTGGTAAGACGCTTCAAGCATCTGCAATTGTGGCATCTGATGCAGCAGAGCGTCGCGGTTCAACAGATGAACCAGATGTTTTTCCATCTATAATTGTTTGCCCATCAACATTAGTTGGCCATTGGGAATTTGAAATTGAGAAGTATATCGACCTTTCCCTGCTGAGCGTGTTGCAGTATGTTGGCTCTGCTCAAGACCGCGTTTCTCTCCGTGAACAGTTCAACAACCACAATGTCATTATAACATCTTATGATGTGGTCCGCAAGGATGTTGATTATCTNNNNNNNNNNNNNNNNNNNNNNNNNNNNNNNNNNNNNNNNNNNNNNNNNNNNNNNNNNNNNNNNNNNNNNNNNNNNNNNNNNNNNNNNNNNNNNNNNNNNNNNNNNNNNNNNNNNNNNNNNNNNNNNNNNNNNNNNNNNNNNNNNNNNNNNNNNNNNNNNNNNNNNNNNNNNNNNNNNNNNNNNNNNNNNNNNNNNNNNNNNNNNNNNNNNNNNNNNNNNNNNNNNNNNNNNNNNNNNNNNNNNNNNNNNNNNNNNNNNNNNNNNNNNNNNNNNNNNNNNNNNNNNNNNNNNNNNNNNNNNNNNNNNNNNNNNNNNNNNNNNNNNNNNNNNNNNNNNNNNNNNNNNNNNNNNNNNNNNNNNNNNNNNNNNNNNNNNNNNNNNNNNNNNNNNNNNNNNNNNNNNNNNNNNNNNNNNNNNNNNNNNNNNNNNNNNNNNNNNNNNNNNNNNNNNNNNNNNNNNNNNNNNNNNNNNNNNNNNNNNNNNNNNNNNNNNNNNNNNNNNNNNNNNNNNNNNNNNNNNNNNNNNNNNNNNNNNNNNNNNNNNNNNNNNNNNNNNNNNNNNNNNNNNNNNNNNNNNNNNNNNNNNNNNNNNNNNNNNNNNNNNNNNNNNNNNNNNNNNNNNNNNNNNNNNNNNNNNNNNNNNNNNNNNNNNNNNNNNNNNNNNNNNNNNNNNNNNNNNNNNNNNNNNNNNNNNNNNNNNNNNNNNNNNNNNNNNNNNNNNNNNNNNNNNNNNNNNNNNNNNNNNNNNNNNNNNNNNNNNNNNNNNNNNNNNNNNNNNNNNNNNNNNNNNNNNNNNNNNNNNNNNNNNNNNNNNNNNNNNNNNNNNNNNNNNNNNNNNNNNNNNNNNNNNNNNNNNNNNNNNNNNNNNNNNNNNNNNNNNNNNNNNNNNNNNNNNNNNNNNNNNNNNNNNNNNNNNNNNNNNNNNNNNNNNNNNNNNNNNNNNNNNNNNNNNNNNNNNNNNNNNNNNNNNNNNNNNNNNNNNNNNNNNNNNNNNNNNNNNNNNNNNNNNNNNNNNNNNNNNNNNNNNNNNNNNNNNNNNNNNNNNNNNNNNNNNNNNNNNNNNNNNNNNNNNNNNNNNNNNNNNNNNNNNNNNNNNNNNNNNNNNNNNNNNNNNNNNNNNNNNNNNNNNNNNNNNNNNNNNNNNNNNNNNNNNNNNNNNNNNNNNNNNNNNNNNNNNNNNNNNNNNNNNNNNNNNNNNNNNNNNNNNNNNNNNNNNNNNNNNNNNNNNNNNNNNNNNNNNNNNNNNNNNNNNNNNNNNNNNNNNNNNNNNNNNNNNNNNNNNNNNNNNNNNNNNNNNNNNNNNNNNNNNNNNNNNNNNNNNNNNNNNNNNNNNNNNNNNNNNNNNNNNNNNNNNNNNNNNNNNNNNNNNNNNNNNNNNNNNNNNNNNNNNNNNNNNNNNNNNNNNNNNNNNNNNNNNNNNNNNNNNNNNNNNNNNNNNNNNNNNNNNNNNNNNNNNNNNNNNNNNNNNNNNNNNNNNNNNNNNNNNNNNNNNNNNNNNNNNNNNNNNNNNNNNNNNNNNNNNNNNNNNNNNNNNNNNNNNNNNNNNNNNNNNNNNNNNNNNNNNNNNNNNNNNNNNNNNNNNNNNNNNNNNNNNNNNNNNNNNNNNNNNNNNNNNNNNNNNNNNNNNNNNNNNNNNNNNNNNNNNNNNNNNNNNNNNNNNNNNTCAGCAGTAAAACAATTGAAGGCCCAGCACCGGCTTATCCTCAGTGGAACACCAATACAGGTTACATTGGAGTGCTCAACTAAAGTTTAATTTGCGTTCTTTTATATTGAGTgatattgtttccttttttttgcagAATAATATCATGGAGCTGTGGTCCCTTTTTGACTTCTTGATGCCTGGATTTCTTGGGACAGAGAGACAGGTAGCGCTTATTCACATTTCCTGCTTTTATGTTGTCACAAATTACCAATTTTCAGGGTCACTTTTGAATGCTGTTTGGAAGAAGTATTCttggatttttgttgttgtcatgaACGAGAAATGTGTTTCTTTATTGGGCAGTTTCAAGCATCTTATGGAAAACCGTTGCTGGCAGCTAGAGATCCTAAATGCTCTGCTAAGGATGCTGAAGCGGGTGTATTAGCAATGGAAGCACTCCATAAGCAGGTAATGCACTCCATAAGAAGCACTCATCGTTTCCGGCTTTTTATGTTTCCTTGCAATTATTGAGAAATGGTAGCATCATTACCTGATAACATCTTCGTATCATGTAGGTTATGCCATTCTTACTCCGACGTACGAAAGAAGAAGTCCTCTCTGATTTGCCAGAAAAAATAATTCAGGACAGATACTGTGACCTTAGTCCTGTCCAGTTGAAGCTTTATGAGCAATTTTCTGGTTCAAGTGCTAAGCAAGAAATATCTAGTATCATAAAAGTTGATGGGTCAGCAGATTCCGGAAATGCTGATGTTGCGCCAACAAAATCATCCACACACGTTTTCCAGGTATAGTATTGTTGCTGCATTGAAGGGAACATCAATAATTATATTCACTCCCATGTATCACCTTTATAGTATGGGGAGACCTGATTTAtgtttgggttttaattttcCAGGCACTGCAGTACCTGCTTAAACTCTGCAGTCATCCGCTTCTTGTTCTTGGCGATAAGGTTACAGAGCCGCTGGCTTCTGATTTGTCAGCAATGATAAATGGATGTTCGGACATAATCACTGAGCTTCATAAAGTACAACACTCTCCAAAGCTTGTTGCTCTTCAGGAAATTTTAGAAGAATGTGGAATAGGTTCTGATGCTTCTAGTTCAGATGGCACTCTTAGTGTAGGCCAGCACAGAGTTCTGATATTTGCACAGCACAAAGTACATATCGATTATCCTACATCTCTAATTTCTTCCATTGTAAGATTGCCCAAGATCTAAGTATGTTATTTATGCAGGCTTTGCTGGATATCATTGAAAAAGACTTGTTTCAAGCCCACATGAAAAGGCAAGTTCAAGTTGTGAAATTTACTCTTTTTATTGTCAGTCTAGTTTTATTGTCAGTGGTCTCCTAATTTTTGACTTGAAAAGTCTAAAAACTGATCAGCCTTTTTCGCTTAAGTTGGTTTTTGCTTAACTTGTTTGTTGTAATTCCATATTCCTCTCTTAATTTATATCCTTAAATCTGGCTTCTTCAATATGTTCGCTCATCTGTTTTACCTTATTCTAAAAGCAGTGTCACATATATGCGACTAGATGGTTCAGTTGTACCGGAGAAGAGGTTTGAGATTGTGAAGGCCTTTAATTCAGATCCTACAATTGATGTTCTGCTCCTGACAACACATGGTATGCTTTCTCCGACAATGAAGTTATGCTATCTAAAGTAGATCTTCTGACCAAGTTATAACTGAATAACTTCTTTTTGCTCCTTCAGTTGGCGGGCTTGGGTTGAATCTGACCTCTGCTGACACACTTGTATTTATGGAGCATGATTGGAATCCAATGCGTGATCATCAGGTAGaggatttatatttttctttggcTTTCTTCCATGTAATTGGTCGAATTTCACTTGGCAAGGAGGAAGAATGTCCCATCTCTTACagttaaaatacaaaaaattaagaatatctGGGACACACGacgatggtttttttttttttattggggtTTGCTAATAGAGGTGAACAAAATGTGGCAGGCGATGGACAGAGCGCATAGATTGGGACAGAAAAGAGTTGTAAATGTACACCGTCTCATAATGCGTGGCACACTTGAAGAGAAAGTGATGAGTCTCCAAAGATTTAAAGTGTCGGTTGCCAATACGGTAATCAATGCTGAGAATGCGAGTATGAAGACAATGAACACTGATCAGTTGCTTGACTTATTTGCTTCAGCTGAAACTTCGAAAAaggtaaaacattttatatgatAGAGCAAGTCTCTAAACTGAAGAAGCAGATTGGTATCCCTCAATAATCGTGTCTTTATTGTAGGGTGGTGCATCTTCAAAGAAGGGATCAGAGGATAATGATCAGATTAGTGGAATTGGAAAAGGACTGAAGGCAATTCTAGGAAACTTAGAAGAACTGTGGGATCAATCACAGTACACAGAAGAGTACAACCTTAGCCAGTTCTTAGTTAAGCTTAACGGATAATGGccaaaaaattgaagaatttgTGTACATATTTATTCAGCTCGATTAAGGAGAACCCAACAGTTTTGACGTTCCAAACACATAAAAGGTTACATccgctctctctttttttgtctccATTTGTTTTCTGGTCAATCTTTTTGGATTCATAAAGAAGAAattattttaagttataaaaggagaaaacgaGAAAAGAGAGATTGGAGACATTGAGTCGTTAGTTTTGGCAGTACGACCGGTCTAATGTTTGTGACCGCCAAAGTAGTTTTTGTAGTGATTCTGAATCGTGTAAATACGCTTTTAACCAGCAGCTTTTCCTCTTCAGTTTCAGCTTTTTTAAGTCAAGTTTATGTGAcaagtcttcttctccttttttttctctgttaccTTTGTTTTGTCGGTGTTCCAAGTTCAAAAGCATAAAAcaggtaaaaaggaaaaagaaaaagcatcatcatcactcttgAGTAATTGACGAATCTCTCCAAACCGACGCCAATTAAGCCTTAGCTATCTTGAACCAATATAGTTTTGCACGAATTAACTAAACCAATTCGTGTGTTGTTTCAATGGTCGAAAGCTTCATCATCGAAATGAGGGATGAGATTATCATTAGAGTTTTTCCGCTGCGGTTTAATCATTGATTGGGAAATTGTTTTTACACGCTTCGAAGATTAGTCTTAGTTCAGATTTTTCCgattatatcaaaaataacaaacgaATTAACCCTTGTAGTTTTTGTTTAACCATCATAGAAACATCGCTTGCCCTCTCTTATGAGTTACATAattcgttttgtttttaaattaaatctaaaagTAGGAGAAAAACATAGCAACACCTGATCGACAATCTgactctctatatatacacaaattcaCAACAACCCGACACACAACAACAGTTATTGTTTTTTCACAAAGTTGAGCCTAGAAAAGATAAATCAGTCAAGAATGTCAGAGCAAAGAAAAGACGAGATGAGACTTGGATCACCAAATTTCATGAGCAAGTCAAGATACTGCATAGCTTCTTGAGGAGTAAGACCCTCAAGTAAGAAATCAAAGGAATCAGAATGAGTTCCTCTCATAACTTCCAATCCTTGATTCATCAGTTTCTTATGCTTCTCTTTCCCCATTTCTGCAGCTTCCACCATTGGCAACaaatctttctcttcctcttcaaaATGTGCTTTACACATCATCTGcttgtaaacaaacaaacaaaaaaaactcaaatctttaCAAGAACATACAAAACAAAGTTCAAACATTAGTAGtgctttttttgttatttaaactcGCCTGCAATGATTTGAAACGAGAAGCAAGACTAATAAGAGCTTCTGAACAAATCCCAGAATCCAAAACTCCAATTGATTTGATATCTTCTTTGATCCCATTCACCTTCGGTAACTCTCTCCCATGTTCCTCATTCGCACTTTTACACATCCctacacacaacaacaaatcagTATTTGCAGAGATCAATTTCAACATTTGACAATgagaaatccaaaatcaaaacctCGATCTACAGATTCGAGAACAGGGAACAAGATTCTCTCTTCCATCTGAGCATGTTCAACCATAAGCTCTTGTAAATGAGTATAGCTCTTTGCGAATTTCCTAATCTCCATCTTCGGCGTACCAACGGACGGATCCACAGCTCTTTTACCACCACGCGCCGCCAGATCCTCCGACCATCTCAACATCCTCTCGATATGCCAAAGCATGCTCCTGTGCTGTAGCCAAATCGCTCTCACTATCAACGGAGTGTCTTCGTCGAAACCTTCGAGGTTAAACTTCCAAATCATCAGACGCGGCTCCGGGAACTTGTCCTCGATGTAACGGAGGAGAACCTCCTGAGATCCTGACACCGTCTCCGATCCGACTTGAATCGTCGGCTTTTGGTCTTCAGACGGAACGAAACGGAGCGGGACTTTCTTGTGAAGGAGAGCGAATCGGAGATACGATGTCACCAGACTGTTTGGAGGTCCGTACAGTCTCACAGTAGCGGCGAAGCTCACCGTCGCCGCCGTTTCAGTTTTCGTGGCGATGGGGATTCTCGGGGCTGAAACGACGGATGCGCCGTCTGAAGGAGGAGGTTTGACGACGAGGTCGAAGGGTGAGATCTCAGCCGTGGATTTAGTGGAGCTGGAGAAGCAAGTTCCCATTGTTTTTTTGGGGAGTGCAGGAAACGTGAGAAACGAAATCTAGAATCTAGATAcgtagaagaagatgacgaaatcgagaaagagagaagaagaagctggagTGAATTGCAAGAAATTGAAAGtgagttgaagaagatgagattgataagaagaagaagaagaagaagaagaagaaaggtgtCACGCCATTATCATATTTATTTGCCTTTAAGAATATATCctctagctctctctcttctcacctTGATATCTTTTAGAGAGAGGGAGGTGATTTCAGATCCTTACTCTGCCGTCCGGAATTCTCCGACAAAGCCGTCCGGTTAGTTGTAACCGGTTTCAGCCCGACATCCACTGGCCTCTTATGCAGTGGTTGGTCGGTTACTTGCCCGGAATCTCTGGTTCTTTTAGCAGAGATGTCCGATTTCGCCGTCCGATCCAATATTTACCGGCTACGAAAGCGGTGGTTGATCGGCTGTTGTCTAGCATCGATCGGCTTTTCTAGCGATGATggctagttttgttttttttactccgGCTTTTCTAGCGATGATGGCTAGTTTCTATCACAGTGACTTATGTGCCGTTGAATGTTTTTAGCTTTCAGATATTCCGATCTGTGTTGGTGGTGGTATGTGGTGTACGGGAACAATCTAAGCGATCTGCAATTTCAGATGAAGATACAAAGCAATTTCATCAGCTTATTACAAATGCCTTTTAGCTGTCCCTTGTTTACGACAAGTTGTTTCAGAGTTTCGATTGGTTAAGGCAACAGTTTGGATTAATcagatttctctttctctaaccCGTTTGGCAAACGGTAGAGTTTAACTGATTCTGTATTTTATCCTTATGCTGTTTTGCTCTTACTGATGAAAAACAGAAGAATCTATCTATCCTTGATTTCATCTCGGCGATAGCTTCATTCATCGGAAGAATCGGTGGCTCCGATGGCGAAGGATGACGATGGAAACCTTTCAATTGCTCATGTTACACGTGTTACTGATACGTGTCTTTGAGTGGACTTTTTTgactcaatcttcttcttaagCGGTGCAATAGTGAACTCAAATTGAGCTTTTGTTGTTTTCGTATTTTGTTGGGCTACTGCCTTTGCTTTTGTGGGCTTTTTGTTTAGGCTCGGCTTGTATGCCGTGTATGTTGTGGGCCTTTTGTTTAGGCTCGGTTTGTATGCCAtgtatgtttaataaaaaaatctttccaggaaaaaaaaaagaatgagagaaggATTATGAGATTCAGTTCTCtctgtaatttttaaaagtctttcccaattttgcatttattttttcctttgaccaaaagaacaaaagaaaaaattagacaaacaaataaattactactataaacaaaaccaaattttgatTATGGATCTAAAATGGTTGATTAGGTTCTAAAATAGTACTACTACATccaatacaatacaatacaatacataaacccaaactgattaatttagtaaaaaattatttctgcTTTTAGTGTTGTGTCGATTCGTAGATAAACCCCACTTTATGAGAATTGaggataagaaaaataaaatgtttttcttttttttgggtttgagatttttctttgattttttttttttttttatgcgcCACCccatttatttagttttttccttttttaatgaGATCTGGGAGTAATTAATTCATAATTGGCATCTTGTATGTAAAATTATCTAATCAATTTTGGAGGATCTCTCTAATAGTTATTGCGCGATCATGCGTGTCTCTTGTTGAACAATATCTTCTTGATATTAAAATCAATTGTTATAGGAAACCAGTTCTTGTTTTTTCAAAATCAAGTTATACTTTTCTTGGTTTTGAGATAAtgcttccatttttttttaaaagtatgtttGATTTAGATCTATTATCCTAGTCCTAGATATCACTCTTGCCTCTTGGACATGGTGTTCTCATGCATATATCCAAATTCTCCTTCCATAAATTTCCATTTCCTAGCATTCACACATGCACATTTCCTATATTTAAAACGGGGTTATAACAACCATGGTATTAGCATCTTCTTGATCATAGTATTGATAGTTTCCTAGCATTCACTGTCTTAATGAATTCTTTATATCAAGATATAAGCAGTATTACGTACGCAACCAGACTTTTAGTAATAAAAGTCTTTTATTACGTTCAGTGTAACTAATGCGCCTCATGTGTAACAACACTGTACCTgaatatttatcaattattgGATAGATATAGAACCCTAAtactatcaagtatcaacttATAACTCATTGCAGGCCCGTGCCAGCTCTTTTGGGACCTGAGGACATCACAGATCTTTTGATGTTAATTTTAATCAAGTAAATTGACActagaaaggtttttttttcttgttgtcgAAGAATGGAACACCAAAGAGAATTGCTATGATTTAAACGCTCGTTACTCCCACAATCAAACATTTTCAGCTTAATTTGCTTGAAAAATGATTTTCGACCCCATGCAACTATATCACTAAAGACCGACCGCACTTACTAGTGCATACCGTCGAAGTACGACGGATTATGTGGTAGTGTGGTACCAAGTAGTAGTATGTGTTTTATCTTTGGTTTGCTTGCTTATCTTTGTTATCAATCAGGTCCCATATATGTTTACTTTAAtcattcacatatttaaaattaaaaaagaaaaaacataaccTTCCACAAAAATTCATAAGCTTCTTATAAATTGATTGGTTCTGGTTTGATAAGATTATAAGATATCCCTTTATGAAAATCCGCTTTATAAACGAGTGATATCAAGAGAAACGGTGTAAGCAGATATGactttttgttacttttttttgttcctcccATGTGATTTACCCTACTTAACCTCACCTTTACGCTTCGCCTTTTGTCCTTTGCTCCATCATCCACAGAGTTAAAGGCTTTAGATGAGAACATTCTAATACGCTTTTGgattctcttgtttttatttatcttcCTAGAAACTTAGTACCTATAATAATGTCCTTGTTTCTTAATATACTGGTCGAAGCCTAAAATGACTTTAAGCTATGTAACAAGGGCATAACCGCTTAGGATACTGAAGACCAccacaaataaagaaaattgcTGATCGCATAGAATAGAACAGACACGGcaacttgaaaacaaaaacagttttttcGATTTATATATAGCATGTGGGagatgatgacgatgatatGTTATTATTAGTTCCTCCATGTACAAACATGAGCATGCGTTTTATGTGTTACCACACACAGATACAAAGCAAGCCAAACATCATGATGAACATTTAAAACCTCCACAAGCAACAACCCAAACGATGAGAATAAAGGAGAAAACAACACCAGCCACCATCAGCTTCATCTGCAGACTCTGTAGCCACATCTTCCTTCTTAACTGCCTTCCTTGTCTCTGGAAGCTATCCGCCTGGAACTGTAGGTTCTCCGTTTTGTCAACCAGAAGTTCGATCTTCTCTCCTCTGTCCAGAACCTATGTTAAACAGCAACAAGAGAATCATCAAAACAAAGCCTGCATTCCCTCATCGTTTCATTCTCATAATCCACATCTTGTAACATATGTTGTTTCAGAGAAAAAGGACAAACCCATCTATTGGTGATGCTTCCAAAAATTCTGAACTAACTTTGTTTGGTTAAACCTTTCCCAGcaccaaaaaaactaaattttcttaaaaattacTTTGCATTTACTTGTTTCTAACATTATTGACCTCAAACAAAAAGCAAATAGAAACATAATCTATAGCAAAAAGTGACAGATGATATATCGTCTTGCATCTGTGCTAGCACAACCCATTCCTTCCGATGATGAGAAGCAGGGGTTCATGCTACAATGATCCTATTATTAGAAATCCTCAGTAGATTCTTATGAAGATTTATATGAACCAAACCGGTCAAACGGGATAACATGGGTCTGAAAATCTACTCAAGCTGCATGCAATTTCTTACTTTCTAACAGGCCTAGATACTGAAGCCCAATATGTCACAGTTTTAAACGACGACAG
The Camelina sativa cultivar DH55 chromosome 6, Cs, whole genome shotgun sequence genome window above contains:
- the LOC104791700 gene encoding uncharacterized protein LOC104791700, with the protein product MGTCFSSSTKSTAEISPFDLVVKPPPSDGASVVSAPRIPIATKTETAATVSFAATVRLYGPPNSLVTSYLRFALLHKKVPLRFVPSEDQKPTIQVGSETVSGSQEVLLRYIEDKFPEPRLMIWKFNLEGFDEDTPLIVRAIWLQHRSMLWHIERMLRWSEDLAARGGKRAVDPSVGTPKMEIRKFAKSYTHLQELMVEHAQMEERILFPVLESVDRGMCKSANEEHGRELPKVNGIKEDIKSIGVLDSGICSEALISLASRFKSLQMMCKAHFEEEEKDLLPMVEAAEMGKEKHKKLMNQGLEVMRGTHSDSFDFLLEGLTPQEAMQYLDLLMKFGDPSLISSFLCSDILD